A region of Streptomyces sp. WMMC500 DNA encodes the following proteins:
- a CDS encoding DUF4185 domain-containing protein, giving the protein MDRRQTAGAGIALALLLVVGLLVALAVVFTGDDDGDDDAACTGLAVSGWSADAATTDEFERYGNDAARTDDWTGGDGNHSVRLPDGRTLWLVSDPYLGRVESPPNRQGQPHAWRDTTLGTPAWTRNAALVMSRDGRLERTLLGGAPGAPASLFPEPGAPVRQWRWPVHAVVEPRSPGSSEQVLRVLLWHRQEAQQPWIYGVPLATEVATLSLPDLRLEGITQVDDQSRIADPADRVVYGAAAVRHGDWTYVWGGTDGRTPEQAERSSRAHLARVPAGRLADRSAWRYWDGERWSSEAARSRPVLGDGGRKGVGSAFSVVREGDTWVLFTMDAGGPGGSGLTTVASYWACRPEGPWHGPDKAFTAPLPEDAGGGSGAAAYNPQAHPGVGSGDGLLLGYDVNWLDASADAVSAQVHRNVALYRPRFVRLHLDTVE; this is encoded by the coding sequence ATGGATCGACGCCAGACCGCCGGCGCCGGGATCGCCCTCGCCCTGCTGCTCGTCGTGGGCCTCCTCGTCGCCCTCGCCGTTGTCTTCACCGGTGACGACGACGGCGACGACGACGCGGCCTGCACCGGCCTCGCCGTCTCCGGCTGGAGCGCCGACGCCGCGACGACGGACGAGTTCGAGCGCTACGGCAACGACGCGGCCCGCACGGACGACTGGACCGGCGGCGACGGGAACCACTCCGTCCGGCTGCCCGACGGCCGCACCCTCTGGCTGGTCTCCGACCCATACCTCGGCCGGGTCGAGTCGCCGCCCAACCGCCAGGGCCAGCCGCACGCCTGGCGCGACACCACCCTCGGCACCCCTGCCTGGACCCGCAACGCCGCCCTCGTGATGTCCCGGGACGGCCGTCTCGAACGCACCCTCCTCGGCGGCGCCCCCGGCGCGCCCGCCTCCCTCTTCCCCGAACCCGGCGCTCCGGTGCGGCAGTGGCGCTGGCCGGTGCACGCCGTGGTGGAGCCGCGGTCGCCCGGCTCCTCCGAGCAGGTGCTGCGGGTGCTGCTGTGGCACCGGCAGGAGGCGCAGCAGCCGTGGATCTACGGGGTGCCGCTGGCCACCGAGGTCGCCACGCTCTCGCTGCCCGACCTGCGACTGGAGGGCATCACCCAGGTCGACGACCAGTCCCGGATCGCCGACCCGGCGGACCGCGTCGTCTACGGCGCGGCGGCCGTCCGGCACGGCGACTGGACGTACGTGTGGGGCGGCACCGACGGCCGCACCCCGGAACAGGCGGAGCGCAGCTCCCGCGCCCACCTCGCCCGCGTCCCCGCCGGGCGGCTCGCGGACCGTTCTGCGTGGCGGTACTGGGACGGCGAGCGCTGGAGCAGCGAGGCGGCCCGCTCGCGGCCGGTGCTGGGCGACGGCGGCCGCAAGGGCGTCGGCAGCGCGTTCAGCGTGGTGCGCGAGGGCGACACCTGGGTGCTGTTCACGATGGACGCGGGCGGACCGGGCGGGAGCGGGCTGACGACCGTCGCCTCGTACTGGGCGTGCCGGCCGGAAGGCCCCTGGCACGGGCCGGACAAGGCGTTCACCGCGCCGCTGCCCGAGGACGCCGGCGGCGGCTCGGGCGCCGCCGCGTACAACCCGCAGGCCCACCCCGGCGTCGGCTCGGGGGACGGGCTGCTGCTCGGCTACGACGTCAACTGGCTGGACGCCTCGGCCGACGCCGTCTCCGCCCAGGTGCACCGCAACGTCGCCCTGTACCGCCCGCGGTTCGTCCGCCTGCACCTCGATACGGTGGAGTGA
- a CDS encoding DsbA family protein, translating to MTDEAPGEGTAVDFWFDPVCPWTWTTARWLTEVRRLTGIRVRWRVMSLEVLNEGREVNPEDPRGEWGAYLWMPVRVCAAVAEHHGPDALGRYYAALATRLHERGERDAPARALDDAGLPGELAAAAESEAYDDAVRASHAEGIALVGADVGSPVLAVTPPGGPRFAFFGPVVSPAPRGDDALRLWDGLLALGGVPGLYEIKRTRTDEMPSFG from the coding sequence ATGACGGACGAGGCGCCGGGCGAGGGCACCGCGGTCGACTTCTGGTTCGACCCCGTGTGCCCGTGGACGTGGACGACGGCGCGCTGGCTGACGGAGGTGCGGCGGCTGACCGGCATCCGGGTGCGCTGGCGTGTCATGAGCCTGGAGGTCCTCAACGAGGGCCGCGAGGTCAACCCCGAGGACCCGCGGGGGGAGTGGGGCGCGTACCTGTGGATGCCCGTGCGGGTCTGCGCCGCCGTCGCGGAGCACCACGGGCCAGACGCGCTCGGCCGCTACTACGCGGCGCTGGCCACGCGGCTGCACGAGCGCGGCGAGCGGGACGCCCCGGCCCGCGCCCTCGACGACGCCGGGCTCCCCGGGGAGCTGGCGGCCGCGGCCGAGTCGGAGGCGTACGACGACGCGGTACGGGCCTCGCACGCCGAGGGCATCGCGCTGGTCGGCGCCGACGTCGGCAGCCCGGTCCTCGCGGTCACCCCGCCCGGCGGCCCCCGCTTCGCCTTCTTCGGCCCCGTCGTCTCGCCCGCGCCGCGCGGCGACGACGCGCTGCGGCTGTGGGACGGGCTGCTGGCGCTGGGCGGCGTGCCCGGCCTGTACGAGATCAAGCGGACCCGCACCGACGAGATGCCGTCGTTCGGGTAA
- a CDS encoding Gfo/Idh/MocA family oxidoreductase: MRFGLLGTGPWAERAHAPGLQAHPRAEIAGVWGRRPEAARALADRFSTRAYDDVDALLSDCDAVAVALPPDVQAPLAERAAAAGRHLLLDKPVATDVATARRVVDAVERAGVASVVFFTLRFREETADWLAQRAGEDGWLLGRADWLSPVFAGADSPYAASPWRGEKGALWDVGPHALSMLLPVLGDVDPAAPGAVTSARGPGDTVHLTLRHASGASSTYTLSHTVPPQASGVTVHLHGTPGVQVAPERDDEGPVPAFVRAVDALLEAADSGRPDPRDVRLGLRVTEILAAAEERLPAAGG; this comes from the coding sequence ATGCGATTCGGACTCCTCGGCACCGGCCCCTGGGCGGAGCGCGCGCACGCCCCCGGACTCCAGGCACACCCGCGGGCGGAGATCGCCGGCGTGTGGGGCCGGCGCCCGGAGGCGGCCCGCGCGCTCGCCGACCGCTTCTCCACCCGCGCGTACGACGACGTGGACGCCCTCCTCTCCGACTGCGACGCGGTGGCCGTCGCGCTGCCGCCCGACGTGCAGGCGCCGCTCGCGGAGCGCGCCGCGGCGGCGGGCCGCCATCTGCTGCTGGACAAGCCCGTCGCCACCGACGTGGCCACCGCCAGGCGGGTGGTGGACGCGGTGGAGCGCGCCGGGGTGGCCTCCGTGGTCTTCTTCACGCTGCGCTTCCGCGAGGAGACCGCCGACTGGCTGGCCCAGCGGGCCGGCGAGGACGGCTGGCTGCTGGGCCGCGCCGACTGGCTCTCCCCCGTCTTCGCCGGCGCCGACTCCCCGTACGCCGCCTCGCCCTGGCGCGGCGAGAAGGGCGCGCTGTGGGACGTCGGGCCGCATGCGCTGTCGATGCTGCTGCCGGTCCTCGGCGACGTGGACCCGGCGGCGCCCGGCGCCGTCACCTCCGCCCGCGGCCCGGGCGACACCGTGCACCTCACGCTGCGGCACGCCTCGGGCGCCTCCAGCACGTACACGCTCAGCCACACCGTCCCGCCGCAGGCGTCGGGGGTCACCGTGCACCTGCACGGCACGCCCGGCGTGCAGGTGGCGCCGGAGCGGGACGACGAGGGGCCCGTGCCCGCGTTCGTCCGGGCCGTTGACGCGCTGCTGGAGGCGGCCGACAGCGGCCGGCCCGACCCCCGCGACGTACGCCTCGGGCTGCGCGTGACCGAGATCCTCGCGGCGGCCGAGGAGCGGCTGCCCGCCGCAGGCGGGTGA
- a CDS encoding saccharopine dehydrogenase NADP-binding domain-containing protein, with translation MADESRPHDLILFGATGFTGALTAEYLARHAPPDCRWALAGRDTGRLADVRDRLAAIRPEWGDLPLLTADAADPAALRGLAEQTRVVATTVGPFLRFGEPLAAACAAAGTDYADLAGEPEFVDRVYVRHDERARETGARLVHSCGFDCTPFDLGVRYTVEQLPEDVPLRVDGFLRAAGAISGGTLASVLGAVSRPLPAARAARARKRAEPRVTERRVRAPLGAPTRSGALRTWGLPLPTLESQVVARSAAALPRYGPDFRYRHYAAVKRLPVAAGGVLGAGAFATAAQLPPLRRLMAARLAPGTGPSEERRARSWFSARFVGTGGDRRVVTEVSGGDPAYDETAKILAEAAMCLAYDPLPETSGQVTTAQAMGEALTERLVAAGMGFRVRATLP, from the coding sequence ATGGCAGACGAGTCCCGACCGCACGACCTCATCCTCTTCGGCGCCACCGGCTTCACCGGCGCCCTCACCGCCGAGTACCTGGCCCGGCACGCGCCGCCCGACTGCCGCTGGGCGCTGGCCGGGCGCGACACCGGCAGGCTGGCGGACGTACGCGACCGGCTGGCCGCGATCCGCCCGGAGTGGGGCGACCTGCCGCTGCTCACCGCGGACGCGGCGGACCCGGCGGCGCTGCGCGGGCTGGCCGAGCAGACCCGGGTGGTGGCCACGACGGTCGGGCCGTTCCTGCGCTTCGGCGAGCCGCTGGCCGCCGCGTGCGCCGCGGCCGGGACGGACTACGCGGACCTGGCCGGAGAGCCGGAGTTCGTCGACCGGGTGTACGTACGCCACGACGAGCGGGCCCGGGAGACGGGCGCCCGGCTGGTGCACTCCTGCGGGTTCGACTGCACGCCGTTCGACCTCGGCGTGCGCTACACCGTCGAGCAACTGCCGGAGGACGTACCGCTGCGCGTCGACGGCTTCCTGCGTGCCGCCGGCGCGATCTCCGGCGGCACGCTGGCGTCCGTGCTCGGCGCGGTCTCCCGGCCGCTGCCGGCGGCGCGGGCGGCCCGGGCCCGCAAGAGGGCCGAGCCGCGGGTGACGGAGCGCCGGGTGCGGGCGCCGCTGGGCGCGCCGACGCGCAGCGGCGCGCTGCGCACCTGGGGGCTGCCGCTCCCGACCCTGGAGTCGCAGGTGGTGGCGCGGTCGGCCGCTGCGCTGCCGCGGTACGGACCGGACTTCCGCTACCGCCACTACGCCGCGGTCAAGCGGCTGCCGGTCGCCGCGGGCGGCGTGCTGGGCGCGGGGGCGTTCGCCACGGCGGCCCAACTGCCGCCGCTGCGCAGGCTGATGGCCGCCCGGCTGGCGCCGGGCACCGGGCCCAGCGAGGAGCGCCGGGCGCGCAGTTGGTTCTCCGCCCGGTTCGTGGGCACGGGCGGCGACCGGCGGGTGGTGACGGAGGTCAGCGGCGGCGACCCGGCGTACGACGAGACGGCGAAGATCCTGGCGGAGGCGGCGATGTGTCTGGCGTACGACCCGCTGCCGGAGACGTCGGGGCAGGTCACGACGGCGCAGGCGATGGGCGAGGCGCTGACCGAGCGGCTGGTCGCGGCGGGGATGGGCTTCCGGGTCCGGGCCACGTTGCCGTAG
- a CDS encoding CaiB/BaiF CoA-transferase family protein, with product MGSREHGPLHGVRVVELAGIGPGPFAAMLLADLGADVVRVDRPGGPGLGIDPAHDLTNRNKRSVVLDLKSGPGAGAALALAERADILVEGFRPGVAERLGVGPADCLARNPRLVYGRMTGWGQDGPLAGTAGHDIGYVAVTGALGMIGPADGPPAVPANLLGDYAGGSLYLVVGVLSALQHARTTGEGQVVDAAIVDGTAHLTSMIHAMAAAGAWHDRRGANLLDGGAPFYGVYETADGRYMAVGALEPAFYAEFVRLLGVPGPLPDRGDPAAWAELRERLAARFKERTRAEWTGVFAGSDACVAPVLSLREARDHPHLAARGTFTEAYGTVQPAPAPRFSATPGAVRRPPARPGADAADVARDWHVPGLTPIPTPVPTPVPTEEER from the coding sequence ATGGGGAGCAGGGAGCACGGCCCGCTGCACGGCGTGCGGGTGGTCGAGCTGGCCGGCATCGGCCCCGGGCCGTTCGCCGCCATGCTCCTCGCCGACCTCGGCGCCGACGTCGTACGGGTCGACCGGCCCGGCGGCCCGGGACTGGGCATCGACCCCGCGCACGACCTCACCAACCGCAACAAGCGCTCCGTCGTCCTCGACCTGAAGTCCGGGCCGGGCGCCGGCGCCGCGCTGGCCCTCGCCGAGCGTGCCGACATCCTCGTGGAGGGCTTCCGCCCCGGCGTCGCAGAGCGCCTCGGCGTCGGCCCCGCGGACTGCCTCGCCCGCAACCCCCGGCTGGTGTACGGGCGGATGACCGGCTGGGGTCAGGACGGTCCGCTCGCGGGGACCGCCGGCCACGACATCGGCTACGTCGCCGTCACCGGCGCGCTCGGCATGATCGGCCCCGCCGACGGCCCGCCCGCCGTCCCCGCCAACCTCCTCGGTGACTACGCCGGCGGCTCGCTCTACCTCGTCGTCGGCGTGCTGTCCGCACTGCAGCACGCCCGTACCACCGGGGAAGGGCAGGTCGTCGACGCGGCCATCGTCGACGGCACCGCGCACCTCACCTCGATGATCCACGCCATGGCCGCCGCCGGCGCCTGGCACGACCGCCGCGGGGCCAACCTCCTGGACGGCGGCGCGCCGTTCTACGGCGTCTACGAGACCGCGGACGGGCGGTACATGGCCGTCGGCGCCCTGGAGCCCGCGTTCTACGCGGAGTTCGTCCGCCTCCTGGGCGTCCCCGGCCCGCTGCCGGACCGGGGCGACCCCGCCGCCTGGGCGGAGCTGCGCGAGCGGCTGGCCGCCCGGTTCAAGGAGCGTACGCGCGCGGAGTGGACCGGGGTCTTCGCCGGCTCCGACGCCTGCGTCGCCCCCGTGCTGTCCCTGCGCGAGGCCCGCGACCACCCGCACCTCGCCGCCCGCGGTACCTTCACCGAGGCGTACGGCACCGTCCAGCCGGCCCCCGCGCCCCGGTTCTCCGCCACCCCGGGTGCGGTACGCCGCCCGCCCGCACGCCCGGGCGCCGACGCCGCGGACGTCGCCCGCGACTGGCACGTCCCCGGCCTGACCCCCATCCCGACCCCTGTCCCGACCCCTGTCCCGACCGAGGAGGAGCGGTGA
- a CDS encoding ATP-dependent DNA ligase, with protein MDLPVMPPVKPMLAKPQKKLPPGMLYEAKWDGFRAIVFRDGDAVEIGSRTGKPLTRYFPELVEALKANLPERCVADGEIVIVRGDRLDFDALTERIHPAESRVRLLAEQTPASFVAFDLLALGDDSLLDTPQTERRAALLRALADAEAPVHVAPATLDLAVAEEWFEQYEGAGLDGIIAKPTGLPYRQNERVLVKVKHERTADVVLAGFRWHKSGPVVGSLLLGINDDKGVLQHVGVCAAFSMKRRAELVEELAPLRMDTPEEQAEHPWADWAKEEAHESARLPGAPSRWSGQKDLSWVPLRPERVLEVAYDHMENGARFRHTAQFRRWRPDRTPESCTYAQLEEPVTYDLHEVLTHRPRE; from the coding sequence ATGGATCTGCCGGTGATGCCCCCCGTGAAGCCGATGCTCGCCAAACCGCAGAAGAAGCTGCCGCCCGGGATGCTCTACGAGGCGAAGTGGGACGGCTTTCGCGCCATCGTCTTCCGCGACGGGGACGCGGTCGAGATCGGCAGCCGCACCGGCAAGCCGCTCACGCGCTACTTCCCGGAGCTGGTGGAGGCGCTGAAGGCCAACCTGCCCGAGCGGTGCGTCGCGGACGGCGAGATCGTCATCGTCCGCGGCGACCGGCTGGACTTCGACGCCCTCACCGAGCGCATCCACCCCGCGGAGTCGCGGGTGCGTCTGCTCGCCGAGCAGACGCCGGCGAGCTTCGTCGCCTTCGACCTGCTCGCGCTCGGCGACGACTCGCTGCTGGACACCCCGCAGACCGAGCGGCGCGCGGCGCTGCTGCGCGCGCTGGCAGACGCCGAGGCGCCGGTGCACGTCGCGCCGGCGACGCTCGACCTGGCGGTCGCCGAGGAGTGGTTCGAGCAGTACGAGGGTGCCGGGCTCGACGGGATAATCGCCAAGCCGACCGGGCTGCCGTACCGGCAGAACGAGCGGGTGCTCGTCAAGGTCAAGCACGAACGCACGGCCGACGTGGTGCTCGCCGGCTTCCGCTGGCACAAGTCGGGGCCCGTGGTCGGCTCCCTGCTGCTCGGCATCAACGACGACAAGGGCGTGCTCCAGCACGTCGGGGTGTGCGCGGCGTTCTCGATGAAGCGGCGGGCCGAGCTGGTCGAGGAGCTGGCGCCGCTGCGGATGGACACCCCCGAGGAGCAGGCGGAACACCCGTGGGCCGACTGGGCGAAGGAGGAGGCGCACGAGTCGGCGCGGCTGCCGGGGGCGCCGAGCCGGTGGAGCGGGCAGAAGGACCTGTCGTGGGTGCCGCTGCGGCCGGAGCGGGTGCTGGAGGTGGCGTACGACCACATGGAGAACGGGGCCCGCTTCCGGCACACCGCGCAGTTCCGCCGCTGGCGCCCGGACCGTACGCCGGAGAGCTGCACGTACGCACAACTGGAGGAGCCGGTCACCTACGACCTGCACGAGGTGCTCACCCACCGCCCGCGGGAGTGA
- a CDS encoding zinc-binding alcohol dehydrogenase family protein — translation MRAWAVTAKGRLEPVELPVPEPGPDELLVRVEACAVCRTDLHVRDHDLPPHKTPVVPGHEAVGEVVAAGAAAERRIGSRAGIPWLRHTCGRCRWCERGRENLCPESRYTGWDADGGYAEYAVVPAAYAYALPKEPAAEELAPLLCAGIIGYRALRLAELPPGGRLGLYGFGGSAHLTAQLAVAQGAEVHVRTRSRAAQRLALELGAATAAGADEPAPEPFDSAVLFAPVGELVPVALAALDAGGTLSVAGIHLSAIPELDYDRHLFRERVLRSVTANTRADGREFLAAADAHGVRATVTPYSFDRAAEALDDLAADRVRGAAVLRMPAG, via the coding sequence ATGCGGGCCTGGGCCGTCACCGCGAAGGGCCGGCTGGAGCCGGTGGAGCTGCCGGTGCCCGAGCCGGGGCCCGACGAACTGCTGGTCCGGGTGGAGGCGTGCGCGGTGTGCCGTACGGACCTGCACGTACGCGACCACGACCTCCCGCCGCACAAGACGCCCGTCGTCCCCGGCCACGAGGCGGTGGGGGAGGTGGTCGCGGCCGGCGCCGCCGCCGAGCGGCGCATCGGCTCCCGGGCCGGCATTCCGTGGCTGCGCCACACCTGCGGCCGCTGCCGCTGGTGCGAACGGGGCCGCGAGAACCTGTGCCCCGAGTCCCGCTACACGGGCTGGGACGCGGACGGCGGCTACGCCGAGTACGCCGTGGTGCCCGCCGCGTACGCGTACGCACTGCCCAAGGAGCCCGCCGCCGAGGAGCTGGCACCGCTGCTGTGCGCCGGGATCATCGGCTATCGCGCGCTGCGGCTGGCGGAGCTGCCGCCCGGCGGCCGGCTCGGCCTGTACGGCTTCGGCGGCTCCGCGCATCTGACCGCCCAGCTCGCGGTCGCGCAGGGCGCCGAGGTGCACGTGCGCACCCGCTCCCGCGCGGCGCAGCGGCTCGCGCTGGAGCTGGGCGCCGCGACGGCGGCGGGGGCCGACGAGCCGGCGCCGGAGCCCTTCGACTCGGCGGTGCTGTTCGCGCCCGTCGGCGAGTTGGTGCCGGTCGCGCTGGCGGCGCTGGACGCCGGCGGCACGCTCAGCGTCGCGGGCATCCACCTCTCCGCCATTCCGGAGCTGGACTACGACCGGCATCTGTTCCGCGAGCGGGTGCTGCGCAGCGTCACCGCCAACACCCGCGCCGACGGCAGGGAGTTCCTCGCCGCGGCCGACGCGCACGGGGTGCGTGCGACCGTCACCCCCTACTCCTTCGACCGCGCGGCCGAGGCCCTCGACGACCTCGCGGCGGACCGGGTCAGGGGCGCGGCGGTGCTGCGGATGCCGGCGGGCTGA
- a CDS encoding type 1 glutamine amidotransferase domain-containing protein: MHIAFLVAPEGVEQVELTEPWQAAMDAGHTPRLVSTRPGRVQAFDHLDKADTFEVDQSVAEATADAYDALVLPGGVANPDFLRMDADAVSFAREFFRTGKPVAAICHALWLLVEADVVRGRTLTSWPSLQTDIRNAGGTWVDERVQICHDGPNTLVTSRKPGDLKAFGEAFLAEFAKTPQS, translated from the coding sequence ATGCACATCGCATTTCTCGTGGCTCCCGAGGGGGTCGAACAGGTCGAGCTGACAGAGCCGTGGCAGGCCGCCATGGACGCCGGCCACACGCCCCGGCTGGTCTCCACCCGACCGGGCCGGGTGCAGGCGTTCGACCACCTGGACAAGGCGGACACCTTCGAGGTCGACCAGTCCGTCGCCGAGGCGACGGCCGACGCGTACGACGCGCTCGTGCTGCCGGGCGGCGTCGCCAACCCCGACTTCCTGCGCATGGACGCGGACGCCGTGTCCTTCGCCCGGGAGTTCTTCCGGACCGGCAAGCCGGTGGCGGCGATCTGCCACGCGCTGTGGCTGCTGGTCGAGGCGGACGTCGTCCGCGGGCGGACGCTCACGTCGTGGCCGAGCCTGCAGACGGACATCCGCAACGCCGGCGGCACCTGGGTCGACGAGCGGGTCCAGATCTGCCACGACGGGCCGAACACGCTGGTCACCAGCCGCAAGCCGGGCGACCTGAAGGCGTTCGGGGAGGCGTTCCTGGCGGAGTTCGCCAAGACCCCGCAGAGCTGA
- the ligD gene encoding non-homologous end-joining DNA ligase has product MGAAIQLQAGDRTVRLSSPDRVFFPAKGYTKLDLAQYYVAVGDGILRALRDRPTTLERYPEGISGESFFQKRAPKNTPDWIPTARITFPSGRYADEMCPTEPAAVVWAAQYGTLTFHPWPVRRGDTEHPDELRIDLDPQPGTDYADAVRAAHEMRAVLGEHGLTGWPKTSGGRGMHLFVPIAPRWTFVQVRRAVIAAGRELERRMPEQVTTAWWKEERGEKVFVDYNQMARDRTIASAYSVRPHPHAPVSAPLRWEEVDDAEPDDFDLVTMVKRFAEVGDVHADMDEHAFDITSLLELSARQEQDHGQGDMPYPPDHPKMAGEPKRVQPSRARPEE; this is encoded by the coding sequence ATGGGTGCAGCGATTCAGCTCCAAGCGGGCGACAGAACGGTACGGCTGTCCAGCCCGGACCGGGTCTTCTTCCCGGCCAAGGGCTACACGAAGCTCGACCTCGCGCAGTACTACGTCGCCGTCGGCGACGGGATCCTCCGCGCGCTGCGGGACCGGCCGACGACGCTCGAACGCTATCCCGAGGGGATAAGCGGTGAGTCGTTCTTCCAGAAGCGCGCGCCGAAGAACACGCCCGACTGGATCCCCACCGCCCGCATCACCTTCCCCAGCGGGCGGTACGCGGACGAGATGTGCCCCACCGAGCCGGCGGCGGTCGTCTGGGCGGCCCAGTACGGCACGCTGACGTTCCATCCGTGGCCGGTACGGCGCGGCGACACCGAGCACCCGGACGAGCTGCGGATCGACCTCGACCCGCAGCCCGGCACGGACTACGCCGACGCCGTGCGCGCCGCGCACGAGATGCGCGCCGTCCTCGGCGAACACGGGCTCACCGGCTGGCCGAAGACCTCGGGCGGCCGGGGGATGCACCTGTTCGTGCCGATCGCGCCGCGCTGGACGTTCGTGCAGGTGCGCCGCGCGGTGATAGCCGCGGGGCGGGAGCTGGAGCGGCGGATGCCGGAGCAGGTCACCACCGCGTGGTGGAAGGAGGAGCGCGGCGAGAAGGTCTTCGTCGACTACAACCAGATGGCCCGCGACCGCACCATCGCCTCGGCCTACTCGGTGCGGCCGCACCCGCACGCGCCGGTCTCCGCGCCGCTGCGCTGGGAGGAGGTGGACGACGCCGAGCCGGACGACTTCGACCTGGTCACCATGGTGAAACGCTTCGCCGAGGTCGGCGACGTGCACGCGGACATGGACGAGCACGCCTTCGACATCACCTCGCTGCTGGAGCTGTCCGCGCGGCAGGAACAGGACCACGGCCAGGGCGACATGCCCTACCCGCCGGACCATCCGAAGATGGCGGGCGAGCCGAAGCGCGTGCAGCCCAGCCGGGCGCGCCCGGAGGAGTGA
- a CDS encoding DUF3048 domain-containing protein, whose amino-acid sequence MNKKHAAAAAALLVPAVAVAAVLLARSHDGTEEPAHRPQARSSPASPSASPTPTPADEPPVPEGPVLGVKLDNAAPARPHTGLEEADVVHVERVEAGLSRFLAVYASGLPDVVGPVRSARETDLELLAQYDDPVLAYSGAQSRLKPYINRAPLRPVPPEQLPGAYFRGTDRPVPHNLYLRPDALTDAAPELADLDAPPPYETGEAPAGGRRTGARTVEMPAASFTFDWSAERRGWEVWMDGTAATSGGERLAPPTVVLQETTIRKGRFGDRWGNNSPFTETVGSGEATVLRDGRAYAAEWDRQTAADRTVFTTPDGDPMPLAKGQVWVVYVPRG is encoded by the coding sequence TTGAACAAGAAGCACGCGGCCGCAGCGGCGGCACTCCTGGTGCCCGCGGTCGCCGTCGCCGCGGTGCTCCTCGCCCGGTCGCACGACGGCACCGAAGAGCCCGCGCACCGCCCCCAGGCACGCTCCTCCCCCGCCTCCCCGTCCGCGTCCCCCACGCCCACCCCCGCGGACGAGCCGCCGGTGCCCGAGGGCCCGGTGCTGGGCGTGAAGCTGGACAACGCCGCGCCCGCCCGGCCGCACACGGGCCTGGAGGAGGCCGACGTCGTGCACGTGGAGCGGGTCGAGGCCGGCCTCAGCCGCTTCCTCGCCGTCTACGCCTCCGGGCTCCCCGACGTCGTCGGACCGGTGCGCAGCGCCCGCGAGACGGACCTGGAGCTGCTGGCGCAGTACGACGACCCGGTGCTCGCGTACTCGGGCGCGCAGTCCCGGCTCAAGCCGTACATCAACCGCGCCCCGCTGCGCCCGGTGCCGCCGGAGCAGTTGCCGGGCGCGTACTTCCGCGGCACCGACCGGCCCGTCCCGCACAACCTCTACCTGCGCCCCGACGCCCTCACCGACGCCGCCCCCGAACTCGCGGACCTGGACGCCCCGCCGCCGTACGAGACCGGCGAGGCCCCGGCCGGCGGCCGCAGGACCGGCGCGCGCACGGTGGAGATGCCGGCCGCGAGCTTCACCTTCGACTGGTCTGCCGAGCGGCGCGGTTGGGAGGTCTGGATGGACGGCACTGCGGCCACCAGCGGCGGCGAGCGGCTCGCGCCGCCGACCGTGGTGCTGCAGGAGACGACGATCCGCAAGGGCCGGTTCGGCGACCGGTGGGGCAACAACTCGCCGTTCACCGAGACCGTCGGGTCGGGCGAGGCCACGGTGCTGCGGGACGGCCGCGCGTACGCCGCGGAGTGGGATCGGCAGACGGCGGCGGACCGCACGGTGTTCACCACGCCCGACGGCGATCCGATGCCGCTGGCGAAGGGGCAGGTGTGGGTCGTGTACGTGCCGCGCGGCTGA